The following are from one region of the Cloacibacterium sp. TD35 genome:
- the ychF gene encoding redox-regulated ATPase YchF has translation MKCGIVGLPNVGKSTLFNCLSNAKAQSANYPFCTIEPNLGTVSVPDTRLFELEKLVNPERVLPAVVEIVDIAGLVKGASKGEGLGNQFLANIRECEAIIHVLRCFDNGNIVHVEGSVDPMRDKEIIDIELQLKDLETLGKAVEKAKKFIKSGKKEDILTYETLQNLQKFVEDGKNVREFPTDDFTQSIIDEVHLLTKKPVLYVCNVDENAIKNGNDWIAKIEEMAAKENAEVVVLAAQIEADINELETFEERQMFLEELGLDEPGVNRLIRKAYDLLHLQTYFTAGVKEVRAWTIGKGWTAPQAAGVIHTDFEKGFIRAEVIGYDDFVSYGSEAKVKEAGKMRVEGKEYIVKDGDVMHFRFNV, from the coding sequence ATGAAATGTGGAATTGTAGGTTTACCAAACGTAGGTAAATCAACCTTATTTAACTGTTTAAGTAACGCCAAAGCACAATCTGCTAACTATCCGTTTTGTACGATTGAGCCTAACTTAGGAACGGTTTCTGTACCAGATACTCGTCTTTTTGAGTTAGAGAAATTGGTGAATCCTGAGCGTGTTTTGCCTGCAGTAGTAGAAATTGTAGACATCGCAGGTTTGGTAAAAGGAGCTTCTAAAGGTGAAGGTTTAGGAAACCAGTTTTTGGCAAATATCAGAGAATGTGAAGCAATTATTCACGTTTTAAGATGCTTTGATAATGGTAATATCGTTCACGTAGAAGGTTCTGTAGATCCTATGAGAGATAAAGAAATTATCGATATAGAACTTCAGTTAAAAGACCTTGAAACGCTTGGAAAAGCGGTTGAAAAAGCTAAAAAGTTCATTAAATCAGGTAAGAAAGAAGATATTCTTACTTACGAAACGCTTCAAAATCTTCAGAAATTTGTTGAAGATGGTAAGAACGTAAGAGAATTCCCTACGGATGATTTCACTCAATCTATAATTGATGAGGTTCACCTGTTAACCAAAAAACCAGTTCTTTACGTTTGTAATGTTGATGAAAATGCAATTAAAAATGGTAACGATTGGATTGCGAAAATCGAAGAAATGGCAGCTAAAGAAAATGCTGAAGTAGTAGTTTTAGCAGCACAAATAGAAGCAGATATCAATGAACTTGAAACTTTCGAAGAAAGACAAATGTTCTTAGAAGAATTAGGTCTTGATGAACCAGGAGTTAACAGACTCATCAGAAAAGCATACGATTTATTACACCTTCAAACTTATTTTACAGCTGGTGTAAAAGAAGTAAGAGCTTGGACAATTGGTAAAGGTTGGACAGCTCCACAAGCTGCAGGTGTAATTCACACTGATTTTGAAAAAGGATTCATTAGAGCAGAAGTTATCGGTTATGATGATTTCGTGAGCTATGGTTCTGAAGCGAAAGTGAAAGAAGCTGGAAAAATGAGAGTAGAAGGAAAAGAATACATCGTAAAAGATGGTGATGTGATGCATTTCCGTTTTAACGTGTAA
- a CDS encoding SDR family NAD(P)-dependent oxidoreductase, with protein MKKLENKVAIVTGAGSGIGKATALLFSKEGAKVVVSDINEEHGKQVTDEIINGGGNAIFVKADTSKAEDHKKLVDETLKAFGKLDIAVNNAGIGGEINKAGDMSLEGWQKVIDINLSGVFYGVKYQAPEMVKNGGGSIVNIASILGQVGFENSAAYVAAKHGVVGLTKTTAWEYAKEKVRVNAVGPGFIYTGLVNEESMGKEALHYLESKHAFGRLGESQEVANLILFLASDDASFVTGSYYPVDGGYLAV; from the coding sequence ATGAAAAAATTAGAAAATAAGGTAGCTATCGTTACGGGAGCAGGTTCTGGTATTGGTAAAGCCACTGCACTTTTGTTTTCAAAAGAAGGTGCAAAAGTAGTAGTAAGTGATATTAACGAAGAACACGGTAAACAAGTTACAGACGAAATTATAAATGGTGGAGGCAATGCTATTTTTGTAAAAGCAGATACTTCTAAAGCAGAAGACCATAAAAAATTGGTAGATGAAACCCTCAAAGCTTTTGGAAAATTAGATATTGCGGTAAATAATGCGGGAATTGGTGGAGAAATTAATAAAGCGGGAGATATGTCTCTGGAAGGATGGCAAAAAGTAATTGATATTAACTTGTCAGGTGTTTTCTATGGCGTGAAATATCAAGCTCCAGAAATGGTAAAAAATGGCGGTGGAAGTATTGTAAATATCGCTTCTATTTTGGGTCAAGTAGGATTTGAAAACTCTGCTGCTTATGTTGCAGCAAAACATGGAGTTGTAGGACTTACCAAAACTACTGCTTGGGAATATGCTAAAGAAAAAGTTCGTGTGAATGCAGTTGGGCCAGGTTTTATTTATACAGGCTTGGTAAATGAAGAATCTATGGGAAAAGAAGCACTTCATTATTTAGAAAGTAAGCATGCTTTTGGAAGATTAGGTGAATCACAAGAAGTGGCCAATTTAATTCTCTTTTTGGCTTCAGATGACGCTTCTTTCGTTACAGGTTCTTATTATCCAGTAGATGGTGGATATTTGGCAGTTTAG
- a CDS encoding TIGR00266 family protein, translating to MNNHEIDYKIHGEELQCVEIELDPQEAVISEPGSFMMMTDGIQMQTLFGDGTETGGLLGKLFSAGKRLLTGENLFMTVYTNTSYQKRQVTFAAPYSGKIIPLDLSDLGGKVICQKDSFLCAAKGVSVGIEFQRKLGTGLFGGEGFIMQKLEGDGMAFVHSGGYVVEKELQPGEILKIDTGCIVAFTQTISYDIQFVGGIKNTIFGGEGLFFAQLQGPGKVWIQTLPISRLASRILQYAGPSGRREEGSVLGKLGNMLDGDGF from the coding sequence ATGAACAATCACGAAATAGACTACAAAATTCACGGTGAAGAACTGCAATGTGTTGAAATAGAATTAGATCCACAAGAAGCGGTAATTTCTGAACCTGGAAGTTTTATGATGATGACAGATGGTATCCAAATGCAAACCCTTTTTGGCGATGGAACAGAAACTGGCGGATTATTAGGGAAATTATTCTCTGCAGGAAAAAGATTATTGACAGGAGAAAATCTTTTCATGACAGTTTATACCAATACTTCTTATCAGAAAAGACAAGTAACATTTGCTGCGCCTTATTCTGGAAAAATTATTCCTTTGGATTTATCAGATTTAGGAGGTAAAGTGATTTGTCAAAAAGACAGTTTTCTTTGTGCTGCAAAAGGTGTTTCTGTTGGAATAGAATTTCAGAGAAAATTAGGAACCGGACTTTTCGGGGGAGAAGGTTTCATTATGCAGAAACTAGAAGGAGACGGGATGGCTTTCGTGCACAGTGGTGGTTATGTAGTAGAAAAAGAACTGCAACCAGGCGAAATTTTAAAAATCGATACAGGTTGTATCGTAGCCTTTACTCAAACCATTTCTTACGATATTCAGTTTGTTGGCGGAATTAAAAATACTATTTTCGGTGGAGAAGGTTTATTCTTTGCGCAATTGCAAGGTCCGGGAAAGGTTTGGATTCAGACGCTTCCTATCAGCAGATTGGCAAGTAGAATTTTACAATATGCAGGTCCTTCTGGAAGAAGAGAAGAAGGAAGTGTTTTAGGGAAATTAGGAAATATGCTCGATGGAGACGGATTTTAA
- a CDS encoding DsbA family oxidoreductase, producing MKINIWSDVRCPFCFVGKKKFEKALEKFPHADKLEVTWHSFQLDPQLVTQPEVSPYEYFAKAKGITVERAKAMHEGAAMAGKEAGIDFNFDDSKVANSYKAHLLIQLSKTKNLTNKMEEALFEAQFLDGKNIDDDDTLIQLAKSIGITEDEAKNALQSDELGYLVKQDMQLASQLGINAVPFFVINDKYGISGAQQPELFLEALEKTWEEFSNGDKGLQLINSGDSCDINGNCD from the coding sequence ATGAAAATAAATATTTGGAGTGACGTTCGCTGTCCGTTTTGTTTTGTAGGAAAAAAGAAATTTGAAAAAGCATTAGAGAAATTTCCCCATGCTGATAAATTAGAAGTTACTTGGCACAGTTTTCAGCTAGACCCACAATTGGTAACGCAGCCAGAAGTGAGTCCTTATGAATATTTTGCTAAAGCAAAAGGAATTACCGTAGAAAGAGCAAAAGCAATGCATGAAGGCGCTGCAATGGCAGGAAAAGAAGCGGGAATCGACTTTAATTTTGATGATTCTAAAGTGGCTAATTCTTATAAAGCACATTTGCTGATTCAGTTATCAAAAACTAAAAATTTAACCAATAAAATGGAAGAAGCGCTTTTTGAAGCACAGTTTTTAGATGGGAAAAACATCGATGATGATGACACATTGATTCAGTTAGCAAAATCTATTGGAATCACTGAAGATGAGGCTAAAAACGCCTTACAATCTGATGAATTAGGTTATCTCGTGAAACAAGATATGCAACTGGCTTCACAATTAGGCATCAATGCAGTTCCTTTCTTTGTGATTAATGACAAATATGGAATTTCTGGTGCGCAACAACCCGAATTGTTCTTGGAAGCTTTAGAAAAAACTTGGGAAGAGTTTTCTAACGGTGACAAAGGTTTACAGCTCATCAATTCTGGAGATTCTTGCGACATCAATGGAAATTGTGATTAA
- a CDS encoding DNA topoisomerase IV subunit B: MSDNLQVNYSEENIRTLDWQEHIRLRPGMYIGKLGDGSSADDGIYILLKEIIDNSIDEFRMKSGKRIEIKLDEGKVTIRDYGRGIPLGKVVDAVSKMNTGGKYDSKAFKKSVGLNGVGTKAVNALSDYFKVRSFRDGKMKVAEFSKGNITENHPETDTSDRNGTEISFIPDYSIFTHFKFRKEYIERMLRNYAYLNPGLKIIFNGETYYSENGLKDLLEEELEGEILYPIVHLNDEDIELAITHSDKSQTETYFSFVNGQNTTQGGTHLNAFREAYVKTIREFFNKNFEAADIRKSIIAAISINVEEPVFESQTKTKLGSNDIGPNGPSVRTFIVDFLKNKLDNFLHKNPEVAEAILKKIIISERERKELSGIQKLARERAKKVSLHNKKLRDCRQHYNDQKASRKSETMIFITEGDSASGSITKSRDVETQAVFSLRGKPLNCYGLTKRVVYENEEFNLLQAALNIEDSLEDLRYNHVIIATDADVDGMHIRLLMISFFLQFFPDLIKNGHLYILQTPLFRVRNKKETRYCYSDAERIKALNELGKNPEITRFKGLGEISPDEFKNFIGKDIRLEPVVIGKDSTINDLLEFYMGKNTPDRQTFILENLVVEDPDIDKKEVLDDAS, translated from the coding sequence ATGAGTGATAATCTACAGGTAAATTATTCGGAAGAAAACATACGAACGCTCGATTGGCAGGAACACATTCGTCTTCGTCCTGGTATGTACATTGGGAAACTAGGAGACGGTTCTTCTGCAGATGATGGGATTTATATTTTGTTAAAGGAAATCATTGATAATTCTATTGATGAATTTCGTATGAAATCTGGAAAAAGAATCGAAATCAAATTAGATGAAGGTAAAGTTACCATTAGAGATTATGGTCGTGGTATTCCTTTAGGAAAAGTAGTAGATGCGGTTTCTAAAATGAATACAGGTGGTAAATATGACTCTAAAGCTTTCAAAAAATCTGTAGGTCTTAATGGTGTAGGTACCAAAGCGGTAAATGCACTTTCTGATTATTTTAAAGTGCGTTCCTTCCGTGATGGAAAAATGAAAGTGGCAGAGTTTTCTAAAGGAAACATCACCGAAAACCATCCTGAAACTGATACTTCAGATAGAAACGGAACAGAGATTTCTTTCATTCCTGATTACAGTATTTTCACGCATTTTAAATTCAGAAAGGAGTACATCGAAAGAATGCTTCGCAATTACGCTTATCTGAATCCGGGGCTTAAAATAATCTTTAACGGAGAAACGTATTACTCAGAAAACGGATTAAAAGACCTGTTAGAAGAAGAGTTAGAGGGCGAAATTCTTTATCCAATCGTTCACTTGAATGATGAAGACATAGAACTCGCGATTACCCATTCTGATAAATCACAAACCGAAACCTATTTCTCTTTCGTAAACGGACAAAACACTACACAAGGTGGAACTCACCTTAATGCTTTCCGTGAAGCGTATGTAAAAACGATTAGAGAATTTTTTAATAAAAACTTTGAAGCGGCAGATATTAGAAAATCTATTATTGCAGCTATTTCAATTAATGTAGAAGAACCCGTTTTTGAATCACAGACCAAAACTAAATTGGGTTCTAACGATATCGGGCCAAATGGTCCTTCTGTAAGAACTTTTATAGTAGATTTCTTAAAAAATAAACTGGATAATTTCTTGCACAAAAATCCAGAAGTAGCCGAAGCGATTTTAAAGAAAATTATTATATCTGAAAGAGAAAGAAAAGAACTTTCAGGAATTCAGAAATTGGCGAGAGAAAGAGCGAAAAAAGTTTCGCTTCATAATAAAAAGCTGAGAGATTGTAGACAGCACTACAATGACCAAAAAGCGTCTAGAAAGTCAGAAACCATGATTTTTATTACCGAAGGTGATTCCGCTTCTGGTTCTATTACCAAATCTAGAGATGTAGAAACTCAGGCAGTTTTTTCTTTAAGAGGGAAACCGCTCAATTGTTATGGTCTTACAAAAAGAGTGGTTTATGAAAACGAAGAATTTAACCTCCTTCAAGCGGCTTTGAATATAGAAGATTCTTTAGAAGATTTACGTTATAATCATGTGATTATTGCAACAGATGCAGATGTTGACGGAATGCACATTAGATTATTGATGATAAGTTTCTTCCTGCAATTCTTTCCTGATTTAATTAAAAATGGACATTTGTACATTCTTCAAACGCCACTTTTTAGAGTAAGAAATAAAAAGGAAACAAGATATTGCTATTCTGATGCTGAAAGAATAAAAGCATTAAATGAACTAGGGAAAAATCCTGAAATTACAAGATTTAAAGGTCTTGGTGAGATTTCTCCTGATGAATTCAAAAATTTCATAGGAAAAGATATTCGCCTAGAACCAGTAGTGATTGGTAAGGATAGTACGATTAATGATTTGTTAGAATTTTACATGGGTAAAAATACTCCAGACAGACAAACTTTCATTTTAGAGAATCTGGTAGTAGAAGACCCGGATATTGATAAAAAAGAAGTTTTAGACGACGCTTCATAA
- a CDS encoding DNA gyrase/topoisomerase IV subunit A, whose translation MEEHEHKEESLKKVSGLYKDWFLDYASYVILDRAIPSIYDGFKPVQRRIMHSMRELEDGRYNKVANIVGNTMKYHPHGDASITDAMVQIGQKELLIDTQGNWGNIYTGDSAAAARYIEARLTPFALEVVFNPKTTEWSKSYDGRNNEPIDLPVKFPLLLAQGVEGIGVGLSTKIMPHNFNELLSASVAYLKGKKFELYPDFQTGGLLDVSNYNDGQRGGKLRTRARIIQKDKNTLCVTELPFSKNTSDLIDSVIKANEKGKIKIKKIEDNTSDKVEINIHLANDVSPDKTIDALYAFTDCEVSISPNACVIVGDKPEFLSVSEILRRNTDHTVSLLKKELEIELHELEEKWHFASLERIFIENEIYQEIKGKNSKEEVYAAIDKALKPFIKKLMREVTVEDIIKLTELPFMRISRYDRDKAEENILALEGKMEQVKHHLANLIAYAIDYFTNIQKKYGKDKERKTELRVFDNIDATKVVLANEKFYVNREEGFIGTSLKKDEYVFDCSDIDDIITFQSDGTMKVVKVEAKTFIGKNIVHVGVFKKGDKRTVYNMIYREGKEGPYYMKRFSVTGVTRNTDYKLASDKKGSEMLYFSANPNGEAETVTVLLKPNSRVRKNKIEIDFSELAIKGRDSRGNLVTKYAVKKVDLKEEGVSTLAPRKIWFDDTIRRLNADGRGTLLGSFKGDDKILTVNQNGEAKLVTFDLLNRFDDEYLILEKWKPEQPITCIYFDGEKGIYFIKRFLLENTTNVQHFMPSEHVKSFLEFVGTSDGCTAEIIFPKDKSGKEKEPEIINIDEFIAVKGIKAIGNQFIKEKVKSINITIPEPAEEEQESEDSANEEIDTDSDVNEIPEEGQIGDLFSIDENNE comes from the coding sequence ATGGAAGAACACGAGCACAAGGAAGAATCCTTAAAAAAAGTATCAGGTTTATATAAAGATTGGTTTCTAGATTACGCATCATACGTAATTTTAGACAGAGCCATTCCGTCTATTTATGATGGTTTTAAACCAGTACAGCGTAGAATTATGCATTCTATGCGTGAATTAGAAGACGGTAGATATAATAAGGTTGCCAATATTGTAGGAAATACCATGAAATATCACCCTCATGGTGATGCTTCTATTACTGATGCGATGGTGCAAATTGGCCAAAAAGAATTACTTATTGATACACAAGGAAACTGGGGGAATATTTACACCGGAGATTCTGCTGCTGCTGCCAGATATATTGAAGCAAGATTGACTCCTTTTGCGTTAGAAGTGGTTTTCAACCCGAAAACTACAGAATGGAGCAAATCTTATGACGGTAGAAATAATGAACCAATTGACTTACCCGTAAAGTTTCCTTTGCTTTTGGCACAAGGTGTAGAAGGAATTGGGGTAGGACTTTCTACAAAAATTATGCCTCATAATTTTAATGAATTGTTAAGTGCTTCTGTTGCTTATTTGAAAGGCAAAAAATTTGAACTTTATCCAGATTTTCAAACGGGAGGTTTACTAGATGTAAGCAATTATAATGATGGTCAACGTGGAGGAAAACTTCGTACTAGAGCCAGAATTATTCAAAAAGATAAAAATACGCTTTGTGTTACCGAGCTTCCTTTTTCTAAAAATACGAGTGATTTAATAGATTCTGTAATCAAAGCCAACGAAAAAGGGAAAATCAAAATCAAAAAAATAGAAGACAATACTTCTGATAAGGTAGAAATTAATATTCATTTAGCCAATGACGTTTCTCCAGATAAAACCATAGACGCGTTATATGCTTTTACCGATTGCGAAGTTTCTATTTCACCAAATGCGTGTGTTATTGTAGGCGATAAACCAGAGTTTCTTTCGGTTTCTGAAATTCTCAGAAGAAATACTGACCACACCGTTTCTTTGCTCAAAAAAGAATTAGAAATAGAACTCCACGAACTCGAAGAAAAGTGGCATTTTGCAAGTTTAGAAAGAATCTTCATTGAGAATGAAATTTATCAAGAAATAAAAGGTAAAAATTCTAAAGAAGAAGTATATGCTGCGATTGATAAAGCACTGAAACCATTCATTAAAAAGCTAATGAGAGAAGTTACGGTAGAAGATATCATCAAGCTGACGGAGCTTCCTTTCATGAGAATTTCTCGTTATGACAGAGATAAAGCCGAAGAAAATATCCTCGCTCTAGAAGGTAAAATGGAACAGGTGAAACATCACTTGGCGAATTTAATTGCTTATGCTATTGATTATTTCACCAATATTCAGAAAAAATACGGAAAAGACAAGGAACGTAAAACGGAACTGAGAGTTTTTGATAATATTGACGCTACCAAAGTAGTTTTAGCCAACGAAAAATTCTATGTCAATAGAGAAGAAGGTTTCATAGGAACTTCGCTTAAAAAAGACGAATACGTTTTCGATTGTTCTGATATTGATGACATCATCACCTTCCAAAGTGACGGAACGATGAAAGTGGTAAAAGTAGAAGCTAAAACTTTTATCGGAAAAAATATTGTACACGTTGGCGTTTTCAAAAAAGGAGACAAACGTACTGTTTACAACATGATTTATCGTGAAGGAAAAGAAGGACCTTACTACATGAAACGTTTTTCTGTAACGGGTGTTACCAGAAATACAGACTACAAATTGGCTTCGGATAAAAAGGGTTCAGAAATGTTGTACTTCTCTGCCAATCCTAATGGTGAAGCAGAAACTGTAACCGTTTTATTGAAACCAAATTCTAGAGTTAGAAAAAATAAAATTGAGATTGATTTCTCAGAATTGGCGATTAAAGGAAGAGATTCCAGAGGAAATCTCGTAACCAAATACGCTGTGAAGAAAGTTGACCTAAAAGAAGAAGGCGTTTCTACTTTGGCTCCAAGAAAAATTTGGTTTGATGATACGATTCGTAGGCTCAATGCAGACGGAAGAGGTACATTATTAGGCAGTTTCAAAGGAGATGATAAGATATTAACCGTAAATCAAAATGGTGAAGCCAAATTGGTGACTTTTGACTTATTAAACCGTTTTGATGACGAATATTTAATTCTTGAAAAATGGAAGCCTGAACAACCGATTACATGTATCTATTTTGATGGTGAAAAAGGTATCTATTTTATCAAACGTTTCTTGCTGGAAAATACCACGAATGTTCAGCATTTTATGCCAAGTGAACATGTGAAATCTTTCTTAGAATTTGTGGGAACTTCTGATGGTTGTACTGCGGAAATTATCTTCCCGAAAGATAAATCAGGCAAAGAAAAAGAGCCAGAAATCATCAATATTGACGAATTTATTGCTGTAAAAGGTATTAAAGCCATCGGAAATCAGTTTATCAAAGAAAAAGTAAAATCTATTAACATTACCATTCCAGAACCAGCTGAAGAAGAACAAGAGTCAGAAGATTCTGCCAATGAAGAGATTGATACTGATTCTGACGTTAATGAAATTCCAGAAGAAGGTCAAATTGGGGATTTATTCTCAATTGATGAAAATAATGAATAA
- a CDS encoding rhomboid family intramembrane serine protease has product MHPILLIIIAITVVISIMGFQKIHIFEKYKFNVSAIQYRKEYIRLLSAGFLHADWGHLFFNMLTLYFFAPVVLYVYGVSGFLLVYLGSIVIGNLFSLYLYKRQSWYSAIGASGGVSGILFAAVAYAPNQIEVNFLPGYIFGALYFGYSVYMMLNPRPHDNIGHAAHLGGAAFGLVYAVALEPEIAMNNAVYLLIMSLPLIYMSYQVFVKKKIG; this is encoded by the coding sequence ATGCATCCAATATTATTAATAATCATTGCTATTACTGTAGTCATCAGTATTATGGGATTCCAGAAAATCCATATTTTTGAAAAATATAAATTCAACGTTTCGGCGATACAATACAGAAAAGAATACATCAGACTTCTTTCTGCAGGATTTCTTCATGCAGATTGGGGACATTTGTTTTTCAATATGTTAACATTGTATTTCTTTGCACCAGTTGTGTTATATGTGTATGGAGTTTCAGGGTTTTTGTTGGTATATTTAGGCTCAATTGTTATTGGGAATTTATTTTCTCTGTATTTGTATAAAAGACAAAGCTGGTATTCGGCGATTGGAGCCAGTGGAGGCGTTTCAGGGATTTTATTTGCGGCAGTAGCTTATGCACCGAACCAAATTGAAGTAAATTTCTTACCAGGTTATATTTTTGGAGCTTTGTATTTTGGGTATTCCGTTTACATGATGCTTAATCCAAGACCGCATGATAATATTGGTCACGCTGCTCATTTAGGTGGCGCTGCTTTTGGATTGGTTTATGCAGTTGCACTAGAGCCAGAAATTGCCATGAATAATGCAGTTTATTTACTGATTATGTCACTTCCTTTGATTTACATGAGCTACCAAGTTTTTGTAAAGAAGAAAATAGGGTAG